From Anaerohalosphaera lusitana, one genomic window encodes:
- a CDS encoding PQQ-binding-like beta-propeller repeat protein — protein sequence MSRIALTIGFAVVSAFAGLCTAGSTAINSWLNYGGNSSRTPIAVDGPDTVSSSNLAWVAGTDPWDPVYAIDFEWASTPVLHAGKVFAYAHYYDSSGSHVSNQVIAFDCQTGDVAWATVVDKAYMDSWSSPAIDTEHNLVLIGSGTNVYALDIITGQIQWQTALQAPVVNASVCIADDLDNGRAYITDYTGYSDGGRLYCINLDPNDVDTNPYEPGEIVWSDSIGATSGNSPAYKDGTVYVACVSQNSWDGEGSDNGAVFAYDADADQPVRVWQTSSSQFEGFFGAVTVTKEGFLYAANYDFYGTGDNSALCKIDCADGSIVWVTQTERTNSTPVVVADTVYICGGVNGYGSRPKVQAFRDQGSNAVKLWETPETMSIGGSTNQVVYANGKLYVGGRQADEYSFDPYSQLFILDADKTPADPGFIISRYSGCGSSSAATYDSVYSIGYDGLHKFYQPGYAGDINDDGTLDHADILLLAEEWTYDGAVGLKRSDLNLDGRVDMKDQALIAGEWNR from the coding sequence ATGAGTAGAATTGCCCTGACAATTGGATTTGCTGTTGTATCAGCCTTCGCGGGTCTGTGTACTGCAGGCAGCACGGCTATCAATTCATGGCTGAACTACGGCGGCAATTCGTCGCGGACCCCGATCGCGGTCGACGGGCCTGATACGGTCAGCTCTTCGAATCTCGCATGGGTTGCCGGGACCGATCCATGGGACCCGGTTTACGCGATCGATTTCGAATGGGCCAGCACACCGGTTCTGCATGCCGGCAAAGTATTTGCATATGCACATTACTATGACAGCAGCGGTTCACACGTCAGCAATCAGGTAATCGCTTTCGACTGTCAAACCGGCGATGTGGCCTGGGCGACGGTCGTCGACAAGGCATACATGGATTCGTGGTCGAGCCCAGCAATAGACACAGAACATAACCTCGTACTTATCGGCTCGGGCACCAACGTTTATGCACTGGATATTATCACAGGCCAGATACAGTGGCAGACCGCATTGCAGGCACCGGTCGTTAACGCTTCCGTCTGCATTGCGGATGACCTCGACAACGGCAGGGCCTACATAACCGATTACACAGGCTATAGCGACGGCGGCCGACTGTATTGCATTAACCTCGATCCGAATGACGTTGACACAAATCCTTACGAGCCGGGCGAAATAGTCTGGTCCGATTCGATAGGTGCGACCAGCGGCAACAGCCCTGCCTATAAGGACGGTACCGTTTACGTCGCCTGCGTATCCCAGAACAGTTGGGATGGCGAAGGGTCGGACAATGGAGCGGTATTCGCATACGACGCTGACGCGGATCAGCCGGTGCGAGTATGGCAGACGAGCAGTTCGCAGTTCGAGGGCTTCTTCGGGGCGGTCACGGTAACCAAAGAAGGCTTTCTCTATGCGGCCAATTATGATTTCTACGGCACCGGCGACAACTCCGCCCTGTGCAAGATCGATTGTGCGGATGGTTCGATCGTCTGGGTCACACAAACCGAAAGAACCAACTCGACGCCGGTGGTGGTCGCTGACACGGTCTACATCTGCGGCGGAGTTAACGGGTATGGATCTAGGCCCAAAGTGCAGGCTTTCAGGGACCAGGGAAGCAACGCTGTCAAACTCTGGGAGACGCCCGAGACAATGTCGATCGGCGGCAGCACGAACCAGGTAGTTTACGCCAATGGCAAATTATACGTCGGCGGCAGGCAGGCGGATGAATACAGCTTCGATCCCTACTCGCAGTTATTCATTCTCGACGCTGATAAAACCCCTGCTGACCCCGGTTTTATTATAAGCCGGTATTCCGGTTGCGGCAGCAGCTCTGCGGCGACTTACGACAGCGTTTACAGCATCGGCTACGATGGTCTGCACAAATTCTATCAGCCCGGCTATGCGGGTGATATCAATGATGACGGCACACTGGATCACGCGGATATATTGCTTCTCGCCGAGGAATGGACGTACGACGGGGCGGTTGGCCTCAAAAGGTCTGACCTGAATCTGGACGGCCGGGTCGATATGAAGGATCAGGCCCTGATAGCTGGTGAATGGAACAGGTGA
- the murJ gene encoding murein biosynthesis integral membrane protein MurJ, whose translation MIKGFKQIAVLTVFSRIFGLIRDMAYSYFLGAGGLMDAWTIAFRIPNLARRLFGEGAASASFIPVYSEELANDRESAARLANTVVTSVFIILAALVLIGWMLMGGYWLLADGTQDTRLILSLSSIMLPYALMVCLVAIMAGVLNVHKHFAAPAAAPIVLNFCIIGALIITGTVMGLDGRIQVFGVAAAVLLAGVLQIWMQRSALRKSGVKLSIGWDTNSAAFKKIIVLMGPMIIGLTVTQLNTLADDLIAWFFSGSEAKGDYFMLLGRQLEYPLWRGSVSHLYYSQRLYQFPLGVLGISLATAIFPLMSESAAKRDYDSLCLTIGRGVKGALFIAMPATVGLWLVADPLVAALFEHGEFQSADTGATSWTLIFYALGLCGYFSQQILTRAFYSVQDSKTPMRSAVFAVCVNIVLNLTLIWFMGTAGLAFSTAFCSYLQVAILILAMRHRFERKLFDKLGINLFRTTTATCVMAIVGWAAIKLMADLPNTTFYQVVRLAVMVPLAGGTYYICSAVLKNEMLSLFKAAKK comes from the coding sequence ATGATCAAGGGTTTCAAACAAATTGCTGTTTTGACGGTCTTCAGCCGTATATTCGGCCTCATCAGAGATATGGCGTACAGCTATTTCCTCGGTGCAGGCGGTCTTATGGATGCCTGGACGATCGCTTTTCGCATACCCAACCTCGCCAGACGGCTCTTCGGCGAAGGTGCGGCCTCCGCTTCGTTCATACCCGTATACAGCGAGGAACTCGCCAATGACCGCGAGTCTGCCGCACGTCTTGCCAACACCGTGGTGACCAGCGTATTCATAATCCTTGCGGCCCTGGTTCTCATCGGTTGGATGCTAATGGGCGGGTACTGGCTGCTCGCCGACGGCACGCAGGATACCAGGCTGATCCTCTCGCTCAGTTCGATCATGCTCCCGTACGCTCTCATGGTCTGCCTGGTCGCGATAATGGCCGGCGTGCTAAACGTCCACAAACACTTCGCGGCCCCGGCAGCCGCCCCCATAGTCTTGAATTTTTGCATAATCGGTGCACTGATCATCACCGGCACCGTCATGGGTCTTGACGGCAGGATACAGGTCTTCGGTGTCGCAGCAGCCGTCCTGCTTGCCGGCGTATTACAGATATGGATGCAGCGTTCCGCCTTGCGAAAAAGCGGCGTGAAACTGAGCATCGGCTGGGATACTAATTCCGCCGCATTCAAAAAGATCATCGTTCTTATGGGACCTATGATCATCGGCCTCACCGTGACGCAGCTCAACACGCTGGCCGACGACCTGATCGCGTGGTTCTTTTCCGGGTCCGAAGCAAAGGGCGACTATTTCATGTTGCTCGGCAGACAGCTCGAATATCCCCTCTGGCGCGGTTCCGTTTCGCACCTTTATTATTCACAAAGGCTTTACCAGTTCCCGCTTGGCGTGCTCGGCATTTCCCTCGCGACAGCCATCTTCCCCCTCATGAGCGAAAGTGCCGCCAAACGCGATTACGACTCTCTGTGCCTGACCATCGGCAGGGGAGTAAAAGGTGCACTCTTCATCGCAATGCCCGCAACGGTCGGCCTCTGGCTGGTGGCGGACCCGCTGGTCGCAGCCCTCTTCGAGCACGGCGAGTTCCAGTCCGCCGACACCGGCGCCACCTCATGGACGCTGATCTTCTACGCCCTCGGGCTTTGCGGCTACTTCTCCCAGCAGATACTCACCCGCGCATTCTACTCCGTTCAGGACTCGAAAACCCCCATGCGAAGTGCCGTCTTCGCGGTCTGCGTTAATATAGTCCTGAATCTCACCCTGATCTGGTTCATGGGCACCGCGGGCCTGGCATTCTCCACCGCCTTCTGCAGTTATCTGCAGGTAGCTATCCTGATCCTCGCCATGCGACACCGCTTCGAACGCAAACTGTTCGACAAACTGGGAATTAACCTGTTCCGCACAACGACCGCTACATGCGTTATGGCGATTGTCGGCTGGGCAGCGATAAAGCTGATGGCTGATCTGCCGAACACTACGTTCTACCAGGTCGTCCGACTCGCCGTAATGGTCCCGCTTGCAGGTGGAACATACTATATCTGCTCGGCAGTACTCAAAAATGAAATGCTGTCGCTTTTCAAAGCCGCTAAAAAGTAG
- a CDS encoding type II secretion system protein yields the protein MSHDRTIKRTGNEGFTLIELLVVIAVISMLMAVMLPALGAVKQKAKGLVCMSKLKQMGIAFWAYAADNNDYSIPTYDPDDNTYWWGQIKSDGIDHKAGFLYPYMQSSLEEGGIYECPSQPFGSYELQAKPADESVSPDWITSTYGYNGYYLAPPSSPWQNIHDKPWQRLAGVSNSGKVIAFADSMLDWNIRPDQAELSNNAMIDPPMILSADKTGWQKNPCPTTSFRHDDRTSVVFVDGHCETKPVEDGQYTSPSAKIGSITATNGPYYVPDYESWPTGERRRRRAAN from the coding sequence ATGTCACATGATCGAACAATCAAGCGAACGGGCAATGAAGGCTTTACGCTTATAGAGCTTCTTGTGGTTATCGCTGTGATAAGCATGCTCATGGCTGTCATGCTTCCCGCGCTCGGTGCGGTCAAGCAGAAAGCAAAGGGTCTGGTCTGCATGAGCAAGCTCAAACAAATGGGTATCGCATTCTGGGCCTATGCAGCCGACAACAATGACTATTCCATACCCACCTATGATCCCGATGATAACACTTATTGGTGGGGGCAGATCAAATCCGACGGCATCGATCACAAGGCTGGTTTTCTGTACCCATACATGCAGAGCAGTCTGGAAGAGGGCGGTATCTACGAATGCCCCTCCCAGCCGTTCGGCAGTTACGAGCTTCAAGCCAAACCCGCTGACGAGTCCGTTTCGCCCGATTGGATCACAAGCACCTATGGATATAACGGCTACTACCTCGCTCCGCCAAGCAGTCCCTGGCAGAATATTCATGACAAACCCTGGCAGAGACTTGCCGGCGTATCAAATAGCGGAAAGGTGATAGCTTTCGCCGACAGCATGCTCGATTGGAACATCCGGCCCGACCAGGCAGAGCTGTCAAACAACGCAATGATAGACCCGCCGATGATACTCTCTGCTGACAAAACCGGATGGCAAAAGAATCCGTGTCCAACGACCAGCTTCAGACACGACGACCGCACAAGTGTCGTATTCGTCGACGGACATTGCGAAACCAAACCTGTCGAGGACGGTCAATACACCAGCCCCAGCGCAAAAATAGGCTCCATCACCGCGACCAACGGCCCATACTATGTGCCCGATTACGAAAGCTGGCCTACCGGTGAACGCAGACGCAGGCGGGCCGCGAACTAG
- a CDS encoding ComF family protein has translation MRSFTASLISQTRCFAGSLRKGLSDLLWPGVCCHCGTHLPGNEEFLCKKCWDDFQVCTAGDYCPHCGRDASGYGLLDGQCGNCLDREIMFDSIARVGIYDGLLRNLILKFKFHDGCELAPRLGELAGASLCTAEFAHEIDYFVPVPLFWLRRFGRGYNQSELICKKLPARRAPINNDLVRIRDTQRQWNLTSSKRKKNVAGAFAVRKGHDFAGKRICLVDDIITSGATLNECAAVLKSAGAEQVHALVLAVAAQDSRTSA, from the coding sequence ATGAGGAGCTTTACTGCCAGTTTAATATCACAAACTCGTTGCTTTGCCGGATCTCTCAGAAAAGGACTGAGCGATCTGCTCTGGCCGGGCGTCTGTTGCCATTGCGGAACTCATCTTCCCGGCAACGAGGAATTCCTTTGCAAAAAATGCTGGGATGACTTCCAGGTATGTACCGCCGGCGATTATTGTCCTCATTGCGGCCGAGACGCAAGCGGCTACGGCTTGCTCGACGGTCAGTGCGGCAATTGCTTGGACCGCGAGATCATGTTCGACAGCATTGCACGGGTCGGCATATACGACGGCCTGCTGCGAAATCTCATCCTCAAATTCAAGTTCCATGACGGCTGTGAACTGGCACCCAGATTGGGCGAATTGGCCGGTGCTTCACTCTGTACCGCTGAATTTGCCCATGAAATCGACTATTTCGTGCCCGTCCCCCTGTTCTGGCTGCGGCGATTCGGACGCGGTTATAACCAGAGCGAGCTGATATGCAAAAAACTCCCAGCCCGCCGGGCTCCGATCAACAACGACCTTGTCCGCATACGCGACACACAAAGACAGTGGAACCTCACGTCCAGCAAGCGAAAAAAGAACGTCGCCGGAGCCTTCGCCGTACGAAAGGGCCACGATTTTGCAGGCAAGAGAATCTGCCTGGTTGACGATATAATAACCAGCGGCGCGACATTGAACGAATGCGCCGCCGTACTGAAGTCAGCCGGTGCCGAGCAGGTTCATGCTCTTGTGCTCGCCGTGGCCGCCCAGGATTCACGTACCTCGGCCTGA